GATCCTGCGACGGGTGACATTACCCTGACTGGGAATATGACCATTGTTCGACATAAACATGCCGCGGCGGCGATGCGTGATGGCAAGGTTCTGGTCGTGGGGGGATCTGACGGCCGCGGTATCCGTGGAAGATACGCCAGTGCGGAAGTGTTCGATCCAAGTACCAGTACATTCTCATATGTCGCGGACATGCATGTGAGGCGTTTCAAACTACGAGGCACAGCGGTGGTTCTGGGATCAGGTGAGGTTTTAGTCGCTGGAGGAGCTGATCACATCGAGGTTTATGACCCTGAAACAAAAACCTTCCGGATTGCCGGAGATAGTTTGGGTACAGCCCTGATGTTTGCCACGGCTACGAGTCTATCTAATGGTGATGTTTTCATTGCCGGAGGCTACGATGAACGGATTCGGCCCATGGCGAATGCGTGGGTGTATCACCCATAGTGGAGCGTTTTTCCCGAAACGTCACATGACCCCATAATGAACCGGATCCGCCTGGCGGGCCGGGTAACCCTCCAGGAATTCTGCTATGACGGTTGCACTCGAGTGGGGTAACGTCCTATCGTTCTTTTCGAGGACCATACCCCAACTGCTACGTAGGCTACATCGGGGCGTTTCCTTAACTTTGTACGTTTCAAAT
This window of the Candidatus Neomarinimicrobiota bacterium genome carries:
- a CDS encoding kelch repeat-containing protein — protein: MTIVRHKHAAAAMRDGKVLVVGGSDGRGIRGRYASAEVFDPSTSTFSYVADMHVRRFKLRGTAVVLGSGEVLVAGGADHIEVYDPETKTFRIAGDSLGTALMFATATSLSNGDVFIAGGYDERIRPMANAWVYHP